Below is a genomic region from Dechloromonas denitrificans.
GCGCTTGCTGCAGGTGCAACATTTGGTTACACAAGGCTACGAAAGCACGACAGACGAGAGAAGCGGCGGCGCATACACTTCAGTTGTGCATTGAACCCCTCCTCTCGAAACTCCCCCTTTCGAGAATTTCAACCCCGCCACTGGCGGGGTTTTTTTTGCTCAGCTGCCAAAGTTAAGCCGTTATAATTACGCACTTTTATTTTTGCGCAATGAGGTAATCAGCATGGCCGAGCAGCACTCTTCCAAGAGCATCATGTGGGCAACGATCATTATCGCCATCGTTCTGATCGCCATCGTCTTCCCGCTTACCGTCAAGAAATCCACCTCGGCTGCCGATGCTGCCAAGGGTAACGATGAAGCTGATGTCCGCATTCAACCGGTTGCCAAGTTCGAACTGGCCAAGGCTGCTGCACCTGCTGCCGGCGGCGCACCGAAAGATGGCGCTACCGTTTTCAACACCGTTTGCGGCGCCTGCCACAACACCGGCGCAGCCGGCGCACCGAAGGCTGGCGACAAGGCCGCCTGGGCACCGCGTCTCGGCCAGGGCAAGGATGCACTGTACAAGAGCGCTATTGGCGGCAAGGGCGCCATGCCGCCGAAGGGTGGCGCAGGCGATCTGTCCGACGGCGAAATCAAGGCGGCCGTTGATCACCTGATCGGCCTGTCCAAGTAATTTCCCGGCTTGCATCAAAAAGAGGGAGGCTCCGGCCTCCCTCTTTTTTGTCCACGCAAAAAAGCGCCTTGTGAGCGCTTTTTTGTGGGGTGCAGCTTTTGGAGGGCTGCTGGCCAGAACTGAGTCGAGTCTTATTTCTTGACGGCTTCTGCTGCCTTGGCTGGCTCGGCAGCAACTGCGGGTTCAGCCTTCTTGCTCGCCTTCTTGGCTTTCTTGACCTTTTTATCGACCGGAGCGGCGGCTTCTTTCTTCGCTTCCGGCGCCGGCGTGGCAGCCGCTGGCTTGGCTTCTGCTGCCTTGGCTTCGGATTTCACAACCGCTTCAGCGGCCTTGGGTGCCTCGGCCTTGACGGTCGCGGCAGCTGGAGCGGCAACGGCCTTGAGGTCGGCGGCGGCTGGCTTGACGTCAGCAGCGTGGGCGATACCGAAAGCGGCGGCGATAACAAGTGCGAAAATTTGCTTGGTCATTTTGAATCTCCTGATTGATTTATTCGGTAGTTCATCCGGCTTTGCGAAATTGCGCTGCCTTGTGTCGAATAACGCAGGCCGTTACGGCCCGGATGTCATCAGAAAAGTAACTCGTCGTAACGGTGTATGACCAAACCGTTAGCGCTTGTTGCCGGCCAGCATGGCTTTCATGGCATCAAGCCGGGCGCTGCCGGTCGCCTTGTCGGGCGGCGCATCCTGCTTGCCTCCGAGAAAACGGACATCGTCCTTGCCCATTTCATCGATGAAGCGCGATGGTTCGCAAGGAACGAACTCACGTGCCTGCTTGCGCCGCTCGCAGTAGGAGATATGCAGGGTACGCTGGGCGCGGGTGATGCCGACATACATCAGGCGGCGCTCTTCTTCGATCTTGCCCGGATCGGTGGACTCGCGATGCGGCAGGATGCCTTCCTCGACACCGACCAGAAAGACATGTTTGTATTCCAGCCCCTTCGAAGCATGCAGCGTCGATAGCTGGACGGCATCGACCTCTTCGTCGTTCTGCTTGTCGAGCATGTTGATCAGCGCAATGCTCTGGGTCAGGTCGATCAGTGTCTTGCCATCGAGCTCGCCCTTCTTGTTCAACCAGTTGGCAAATTCGCAGACATTGGCCCAACGCGTCTGCGCGGTGCGCTCTTCCTCGTGGTCGTACAAGAAACCTTCGTAATCGATCGCCTTGAGCAAATCCGGCAGCACCTGATGGGCCGGCTCGCGGCTGGCTCGCCCCTGGGTACGGTTGATGAACTGGCAGAATTCGAGCAACGGCTCAATCTGGCGCGGCTGGACGCGATGCGCGAAGCCTTCCTCGAAAGCCGCCTGGAACAGCGAAATATGGCGTTCGCCGGCATAGGTGCCGAGCGCCTGGAGAGTCGCCGCGCCAATCCCGCGCTTCGGCGTTGTGGCGGCACGGATGAAGGCCGGATCGTCATCTTCGTTGGTCAGCAAACGTAGATAAGCGATGATGTCCTTGATCTCGGCCTTGTCGAAGAAGGATTTGCCGCCGGAGAGCAAATAGGGAATCCGGTGGTCGCGCAGGTATTCCTCGAAGGTTCTTGCCTGGTGGTTCGAACGATAGAGGATGGCGTAGTCCTTGAACTTGCCGCGATGCTCGAAGCGATGCGCCTGCAGCTTCATGATCACGCCTTCGGCCTCGGCATCGTTGTCGCGGCAGGTTGTCACATGGATAGGCTCGCCCAAGCCAAGCTCGGACCACAGCTTCTTGTCGAACAGCTTTTCATTGTTGGCAATGACGTTGTTCGCCGCCTTGAGGATTGTCACGGTCGACCGGTAATTTTGCTCGAGTTTGATCACCTTGAGCGCCGGGAATTCGGTCGGCAGCTTCTTCAGGTTTTCAATGTCGGCACCGCGCCAGCCGTAGATCGCCTGATCGTCGTCACCCACGGCGGTAAACTGGGCACGGACCCCGGTCAGCAACTTGAGCAACTGGTATTGGCAGGCGTTGGTGTCCTGGTATTCATCGACCAGCAGGTAGCGCAGGCGGTTCTGCCACTTGTCGGCAATCTCCGGATGTTCGCTGAACAGCTTGACCGGCAGACCGATCAGGTCATCGAAATCGACCGCCTGATAAGCCTTAAGCGTCGCTTCGTAGGAGAGGTAGGCATGGGCGGCCAGTTTTTCGTGCTCGTCGCGCGCCATGTGCAACGCACCTTCGGGAGTCACCAGCGCATTTTTCCAGTTCGAAATGATCGATTGCAAAATACGCAGCGTGGCCTTGTCGACCGTACCGGCCACCTCACCGATGATGCCGCCGCAATCGGCCGAGTCGAAAATCGAAAAGCGCGGCTTGTAGCCGAGCGCCTTGGCCTCCTCACGCAGGATGCGCACACCGAGCGAGTGGAAGGTCGAGATTTGCAGCTCGTCGGCCAGCGGCTTGGAGAGAATCTTGCCGATCCGCTCCTGCATTTCCTTCGCCGCCTTGTTGGTAAAGGTGATGGCGGCAACGTTACGTGGCTGGAAACCGCACTCCTGGACGAGATAGGCGATCTTCTGCGTAATCACCCGCGTTTTGCCCGAGCCGGCACCGGCGAGCACCAACAAGGGGCCGTCGAGGTAGTGGATTGCTTCGCGTTGCTGAGGATTGAGGCCGGACATCGGGATCGAAAACGAAGCGCCCCGGATGAGCGGGGCGCGAATTTGAATCAGCTAATTTTAGCAGCCAGGCCGCGTCGCACGGACTAAATCAACGAGCATCACACCGTGTCATCGACATGCGGCAGCGCCAGACTGAGTGCCCGCAGCTTGATCAAGGCCTCACCATGCCCACCCAGCACAACCAGACGCGCGGCCACACTTCGGGCCTCCTGCAAGACCTGCTGACTGCCTTCGAAGGGGCCGAGCGAACGGGCATCGACCTCGGCCATTTCCTGTTGCAGGCTGCGCTGGCGGTCGTTCTCGACGGCCGCCAGCGCCTCGACCCGGCGAATCTGCTCGCCATGTGGCTGGCGCAAGCTTTCCCTGGCATCAATCGCCCGGGGCTGCGTCGTCGAATCAAGGCGTTTCAGTTGCATTCCAGTCTCCTGACTGTATTGACGGCGGCTGAAACGCCCGACTTTAATTTACAGGGCGCCGAACACTTTCTTGAGCAGCGAGCTGCCGGCCCCAAGCGGGTTGGCGCGGAGTTTCTTTTCTTCCTCGGCGATCATCGCAAACAGGCCATCCATCGCCTTTTGCGTGACATAACCATCGAGGTCGGCATCTTTCTGGTCAATCAGGCCGCTGCTTGCCGCCTTGCCGGCAAAAGCGTTGTATTGCCCGGCCAGATCAAGCTTCTGGGTCGATGCCTTGACGATAGGCATGAACTTGGCGGTCAGTTGCTCGGTCGATGTCCGCTTGAAATATTGCGTCACGCTGTCTTCACCGCCGGTCAGGATGCCCTTGGCGTCCTGCACGCTCATCTTCTTGATCGAGTCGCTGAGAATCGGCTTGGCTTCAGCCACGGCCTGCTCAGCCGCATGGTTCATCGTTTCGATCAACTGGTCGGCCTGCTTGCCCATGCCGAACATGCGCAGCCCTTTCTCTGCCTTGTCGAGATAGCCCGGCAACGGAATCTTGACCTTGCTGTTGCCAAGGAATCCACCCTCCTTGCCGAGCGAGGCCACGGCATAGTCAGCCCCCTTGGCCAGAGCTTCCTTGACGCCGGCGCTGGCATCGCCGCTTGAAATGACATCCAGCGCCCCGGCCTGGGCGAATGCTGCGGTCAACGTCAGGCAAAGGGCAAAAACGGTTTTTTGAAGGATACGCATGGAAATCTCCGCGGATAAAAACAATCAGACGATATCGAGATGGTTCAGACCGCTACTCAGGTCACGATCCTTCGACTCCTTGCCATACAACTTGATCTGCAAGCGCAGGTCATTGAGCGAATCGGCGTTGCGCAATGCATCTTCATAGCTGATCTTGCCGGCTTCGTAGAGATCGAACAGGGCCTGGTCGAAGGTCTGCATGCCCAGCTCGCGCGACTTCTTCATGATTTCCTTGATCTCATGCACCTCGCCACGGAAGATCAGATCGGCGATCAGCGGCGAATTGAGCATCACCTCGATCGCGGCAACCCGCCCCTTGCCGTCTTTCTTGGGCAGCAGGCGCTGGGAAACCATGGCCCGCATATTGAGCGACAGATCCATCAGCAATTGCTGGCGACGCTCTTCGGGGAAGAAATTGATGATCCGGTCGATCGCCTGATTGGCGCTGTTGGCGTGCAACGTAGCCAGCGCCAGGTGGCCGGTTTCGGCGAAGGCGATGGCGTAATCCATCGTGTTGCGGTCGCGGATTTCGCCCATCAGGATGACATCCGGTGCCTGGCGCAGGGTGTTCTTCAAGGCCGGCCCCCAGTCGTCAGTATCAACGCCGACTTCGCGCTGCGTCACGATGCAGTTCTTGTGCTCGTGCACATATTCGATCGGGTCTTCGATGGTGATGATGTGGCCGAAGGAATTCTCGTTGCGGTAATCGACCAAGGCAGCCAGCGAGGTCGTCTTGCCGGTACCGGTGCCGCCGACGAAGATGATCAGGCCGCGCTTGCTCATCGCCAGATCCTTGAGCACCGGCGGCATGTGCAACTCATCGAGTGTCGGAATCGTCATGTTGATCGTCCGGCACACGACACCGACGCGACCTTGCTGCACCAGCGCATTGACCCGGAAGCGCCCGATACCGGAAGGCGAAATGGCGAAATTGCACTCCTTGGTCGCCTCGAACTCGGCCGCCTGGCGGTCGTTCATGATCGAGCGGGCCAGCTCGGCGGTGT
It encodes:
- a CDS encoding amine oxidase, producing the protein MTKQIFALVIAAAFGIAHAADVKPAAADLKAVAAPAAATVKAEAPKAAEAVVKSEAKAAEAKPAAATPAPEAKKEAAAPVDKKVKKAKKASKKAEPAVAAEPAKAAEAVKK
- a CDS encoding PilT/PilU family type 4a pilus ATPase, whose amino-acid sequence is MERDQAMKFMHDLLRLMSQKKGSDLFIAAGFAPAIKIDGKVTPVSNQVLTAQHTAELARSIMNDRQAAEFEATKECNFAISPSGIGRFRVNALVQQGRVGVVCRTINMTIPTLDELHMPPVLKDLAMSKRGLIIFVGGTGTGKTTSLAALVDYRNENSFGHIITIEDPIEYVHEHKNCIVTQREVGVDTDDWGPALKNTLRQAPDVILMGEIRDRNTMDYAIAFAETGHLALATLHANSANQAIDRIINFFPEERRQQLLMDLSLNMRAMVSQRLLPKKDGKGRVAAIEVMLNSPLIADLIFRGEVHEIKEIMKKSRELGMQTFDQALFDLYEAGKISYEDALRNADSLNDLRLQIKLYGKESKDRDLSSGLNHLDIV
- a CDS encoding DUF4197 domain-containing protein, with the translated sequence MRILQKTVFALCLTLTAAFAQAGALDVISSGDASAGVKEALAKGADYAVASLGKEGGFLGNSKVKIPLPGYLDKAEKGLRMFGMGKQADQLIETMNHAAEQAVAEAKPILSDSIKKMSVQDAKGILTGGEDSVTQYFKRTSTEQLTAKFMPIVKASTQKLDLAGQYNAFAGKAASSGLIDQKDADLDGYVTQKAMDGLFAMIAEEEKKLRANPLGAGSSLLKKVFGAL
- a CDS encoding UvrD-helicase domain-containing protein, coding for MSGLNPQQREAIHYLDGPLLVLAGAGSGKTRVITQKIAYLVQECGFQPRNVAAITFTNKAAKEMQERIGKILSKPLADELQISTFHSLGVRILREEAKALGYKPRFSIFDSADCGGIIGEVAGTVDKATLRILQSIISNWKNALVTPEGALHMARDEHEKLAAHAYLSYEATLKAYQAVDFDDLIGLPVKLFSEHPEIADKWQNRLRYLLVDEYQDTNACQYQLLKLLTGVRAQFTAVGDDDQAIYGWRGADIENLKKLPTEFPALKVIKLEQNYRSTVTILKAANNVIANNEKLFDKKLWSELGLGEPIHVTTCRDNDAEAEGVIMKLQAHRFEHRGKFKDYAILYRSNHQARTFEEYLRDHRIPYLLSGGKSFFDKAEIKDIIAYLRLLTNEDDDPAFIRAATTPKRGIGAATLQALGTYAGERHISLFQAAFEEGFAHRVQPRQIEPLLEFCQFINRTQGRASREPAHQVLPDLLKAIDYEGFLYDHEEERTAQTRWANVCEFANWLNKKGELDGKTLIDLTQSIALINMLDKQNDEEVDAVQLSTLHASKGLEYKHVFLVGVEEGILPHRESTDPGKIEEERRLMYVGITRAQRTLHISYCERRKQAREFVPCEPSRFIDEMGKDDVRFLGGKQDAPPDKATGSARLDAMKAMLAGNKR
- a CDS encoding c-type cytochrome codes for the protein MAEQHSSKSIMWATIIIAIVLIAIVFPLTVKKSTSAADAAKGNDEADVRIQPVAKFELAKAAAPAAGGAPKDGATVFNTVCGACHNTGAAGAPKAGDKAAWAPRLGQGKDALYKSAIGGKGAMPPKGGAGDLSDGEIKAAVDHLIGLSK